In the genome of Erpetoichthys calabaricus chromosome 18, fErpCal1.3, whole genome shotgun sequence, the window GTCCATGTTATATACGGCATCCGTCAGCATTTGTATTCGGCACTTTACCTGTCACTGATTCAGCCTGGCTTCCCTCCTCGCGCTCACGACTCTTCCTtatctacaaaagcttctcaTTTTTTCATCCTTGAGACGTTCCACGCCGCTCTCCCGGCGATTTTTAAACGGTGTGTGACAGTCCGAGGCTTCTGGAGATTTTTCTATTTCCTCTTTCCGCTGCGGGGTGACACGCTAATCGTCCCGATGTGCAACTTAAGCCCCGtgacttttaatttttgaaatttcaaacttATCACCGTTCccgttaaaaaaaatacagatgtatACTGACTTGGGGgattcattcaaaatattttccTCAAAGCTTCCTATTTTTACATATAGTCTAATGAAAAACTgtacaattttaattttgcacGACTGGGTTCTGATTCCGTCCATTATTCCCATGTATGAATATGGTGTttcccaaaattaaaatcaaatacgTTTTTAATCCTATGTCTTTTGTCTTTAATCCAAAAATAATACCACCATTTAAACAACCTTATACAATGTATTCTACAATACACTTTGGACATCATTCCAAAGTCTTTACTGCCTCATGATGGGCCACATTATGAGGACCACTCCAGTGATGCTGCATAGGACCTCCGTCTTCTCTCAGAGCAGATTAGTTCTTTGTGGTGTGGATTCCACAAAATGTTGGACTCATTCGTTTGTGACAatgttgacatgattgtatctcacaatttctgcagattcaTCACTACGCATTCACCTTCTGTTCTAGCACATCTCAGTGGTGATCTACTggtgaagaacactgaactcatcaTCAGTCTTGTGAGGGCAGTGTGAGATGACTTCTACCTTGTGACATGGTGCACTTCATGCTATAGGTAAATTATGACCCTGAAGAGATGCGTGTGGTCAGCAACTTTACTCAAACAGGCCGTGGCATTCAAGCGATGATTAATTGGTATTACAAGCCCATAGTGTGCTAAGAAAACATTTTGCACAACTTGACAGCACCAGcagcagcctggactgttgacttAAGGTAGGTTGTGTGCACAGCTTCATTCTGTTGACCCTACTATCTGTGTGCTTCAGCAGAtgctgagattcatcagacctggCTACAGTTTTCCAGTCTtcatctgtccagttttggtgagcctgttcCCATTGCAGCTTCAGCGTTCTGTTCCTGGTTGACAGGAATGGAATCCGACGTGGCTTTCTGTTGTTATAGCCCTTCAGCCTCAAGGctcaatattttgtgttttgtgagatgcttttctgctcaccacaggcCTACAGAGTTACTGTAACCTTTCTGTCAGCTTGGACgttttttgtttctcacaccattctgagtaaactttggactctgttgtgtgaaaatcccaggggATCAGCAGTTATAGAAAAACACCAATAATCATGCCATGGTCAAAATCACAGAGATCACATTCTGGTGTGTGATGTGAACAGTAACTGAAGCTCCTGGCCTGTATCTGCTATGCACTGCactgctgccacgtgattggctgatcagataaatgCATCTATAAGTAGGTGCACAGGTGGTCCTAATATTCTGCTTAATGACTGAATTTACCTGAAGTGTTCTTATTGAATAATTCAAATGTATAACTCAAATTAGGTTTTCATCAAATAGAAGTCACTTAAGGCCTCATGCTCTTCATTTCACAATCCCAACATGGAGAACCACCAAATCTGAAAGCAGCAGCTGAACCAGCCGAGCAGATGGGCTTCTGACTTGTAAGCTAAGACAGTGAGGGGCTCAAAGGACACAGTGGGTTTTCTCTCTCTtgtatttttaagttttgtttccCCTCAGTACACTCGCTCCACCTCGAAGAGCCCCCAGATTAGTTCACAGTTGGTGCTCCTGGCCATTGTACATCCTCACACCAAGAAGCCCTCCAAGACAGCAAGCGTCAGTTTACCCAGGTGAGCCTGGGTCAGTGTCCGGCCCCTCGATGTGAGGACGTGAATCAGAGTGGTGGGCAGCCTTAGTGGTTTCTAAGCAGTGACACTCAGGCCATTAGGTGGTGCCTTAAAGCAATACAGTGGTCTCGCTGAACCAGAGTACAGGTGTTTCTTAAGTTCTAGCCTGGGGGCTCCTGTGGCTACTCTATAggatttgtttcattttcatcagCTTCACAATTGCAGgctcatttttttctaaattcatcTCActggttcttttttatttttttttgcgaTTAGAAAAGACCAGTAGTGTGGGCTTTACGGTattaagaaatttagaaatactgATATTATGCCTTAGTTTTCAGTTCTTACCTCTCTTTTGTCACTCATTACTTTGATTGTATcctaaaggataagtgtctgtgtgtatgtccaCTTGCTATGtcactgtcattccaacagatggcacatcacaaacattaactctacttttacaaatcccatatcaaatagcatataacagagataaatgcatttcatatgtcattccaacagatggcacatcacaaacattaactctgcttttacaaatcccatatcaaatagcatataacagagataaatgcatttcatatgtcattccaacagatgatgcattacaaacattaacattgcttttacaaatcccatattaaatggcatataacagagatgtatgcattgcatttgccattccaacagatggagaatcacaaccattaacactgcttttacaaatcccatactaagtGACATATAACAGAGTTAAACAtgttgcactgcaaacgttaactctgaggtctacgttgattacttaggttTCAACACGTCTTAGATGGGTACCACAGCAGCTACCAATAAATGGAGTGGATATGGGTGCAAATGACAGTGAATACTGGATGGCTGTCAGACTGACTTTAGTGTTCAGTAAGAAATAACAGCTAAAACAACCAAAATGCCTGGAAAAGCAGTAAGACAAACCACCAAAATACAAAAACCATTCCAGGAAAAATGTATCAAAcccagttttgtaatttctggaccaaaaccaaaaacagaggaATTGAGAAATTACATCTCCATAAATTTAGGTCATAAGGGACTGTCAATTACACACATCCATTTATCTACAGTACGTCAGCGCAGCTGCTGCTCATTTGACTGCACCTGGTCTCAGGTAGGGAAGTGACTGTCATTACCAGTATAAGTAAGGGGTCAGGAAAGAGAAGggggaagagaaaaaataaagattgCAGATGTAATGGTGTGATGTGCGCAAGGGAATAAAAAGAGATGCGAACAGGCTGAAGCGAGTCAAGACTACTTGTGTGGAAGAAAGTCTGAAAAGAGGTGCAAACTTCAGTATGGTTGAGTGCTGACCCAAAGAGGGTGCTGAACCTGCAGTGACTTTGGTTCTTTCGGCTCATCGTAATTCTACAAGGGAAGGTGCAGTTCTGCAACAAGAATCAAAGGTTGTAGCTgaaagcagcagagacacgaggATCTGCCAGTGATGGAACAACGGGATCTGGGAATTACATGAATAAACAATGAAGGAAATGCTGCAGTGTACTCGTCCCCTAGTTTTTGTTCCTGGAATGGGCAATATTGGAAAAGTGGACACTTGAATTTGTGTGGCTCTAGTGGGAGAACTCAGAGCTCTATGCATATATAATTTTATTGGattgcttttaattattttaacagtgACCTCACAGAACTGAGTATGGCTTTAGCtgacaacatttacttctataaaATTGACTTTGCCACTTTGTGTTGAATAAATCATACACTTTGTCATAACACAGCAAAACTGTTGTTTGCTCACCTCACTTGCTGCTGGTCCACTTCAGTTATGAGCTACCATGGGGTCTAGTCTACATCCCGGCACAGTGACCCCTGATGATGTGGAGACATTTCATAAAGCCATATTCTGTTGGTGTCTAGAACTGCATTGATAATTCAAGAGAAAGCAAAGGCAGTCATTTTATAATCACTATTAAGTAGGGTTATTGGACACCAATTATTAATTAACAGAATATCTATAGGAGGGTTCTTTTGTGGAAGCTAACTGGTTTTCCAAGTAAGAAAGTGCAATATCAATTCTTTTagtaagtcagtcattttccaaccctgtATATTctaaaacagggtcatggggtctgctggagccaatccctgccagcacagggtgcaagacaggaacaaatcctgggcagagcgccagcccaccgcagggcacacacaaaccaagcacacactagggacaatttaggatcgccaatgcacctaacctgcatgtctttggtctgtgggaggaaaccagagaacccggaggaaacccacgcagacacggggcaTTTCtttcaatgacattttttttctttgcatatcaCTATAAACAATTTGAATAGTCTGAGAACGATCGTATTTGTATGTCTGAAGCCGTCGATCCTGTGCTGAAGCAACGCGATAAAACCAGAGCCCTCCACAGTCCACATCGCATTGCCGAAAATACACGAAAGTTTCCGAAAGGCCGCCGATGCAGAGCACCGTTCTGTTCTATTGGGAATGTACTACCGGCCAGAGTCCTACAGATGATTGACAGGCTGCTCTCGATGCTGATTTGTTATCTCACGAGGTCTCTCGCAGATGACTGGTGTTTTAGAAATGACGCCAGTTTGTCCGCCCTCATTCAGTTGCTTCCTGCTCTTTCAGGTAGGCAGGTGTCTTCGGACTTCTGTCCTGTCGTTTTCACCAATACTATCCTGTAAAATCGGACCATTTTGCTAACTTAACCAATCGTGCCCGTTTAATCTAACGATTTCCTTGAAAACGCCAATAACGAGCTAACTAGAATGCACGAAGTTTCTATGGCAACCAACTGGCGTACGTAAACAAACCAGCAGCTCGGCCTGTCCTGTGGTTTATAACGGCGACAGTCGTCCTTCTCAAGGAGGCACTCCCTACGGCGAGGCTGTTAAGAGCACAAATGTGCAACGTTAGAAGAATAACAGAGCCGGGAATCACGTGCGGAGGGAAACGCCCTCTCGAGTCAGCTGACCAGTTCCTTTGAAACCCGGTTGGTCGGATGACACTTTGGTCTTGTGAGTGAAGATCGGGGTGAAAATCGAAGTTTGAAGTAGGAAGTTGAGTAAGTGAAGGAAAGAACTAACGTAAAGCGTTATGCAAAGGTCCGGCCGTTAAGTCATGGAAGAACCGTCGGTATCACCCTTCGAGAAAGATCCTGCGGAGCTCAGCGTGGAAGACGTATACGACATATCGTACGTGATCGGGAGAGACCTCTTAAAGATCGGATGCCGCGAGGAGGTTTCTGATCTGCAGTTTAAGATCGTGCGAGTGTTGGAGGTGTTGGAGTCACTGGTCAACCAGCAGAACCTGGCCGTGGAGGAGCTGAAACTTGAAAGGGACAATCTGAGGACCGAAGTGGAGAGGCTGGTGGGAGAAGGAGCCCGAGACGGTCAAGGCACGGTGAGTCGGCCCAAGAGCTGCAAGAGATTTCAGGCGCCTCTCTCTGTGACTTTGTATTCGGCGTTTTCGTTTATATAGCGCAGGTCAGATTAGACCTTATTTGCGCCCCGTTTCCCATAAACAGTTTTAGATTATCAAGCTTCGCATGACCCAAGTACAACACGAAGCGTAGGGGCGCAGATGAACCAGCCTGGCCAGTTCAACTTGCAGTCGGTCCATGAGCTGGCCACTTGTGGTCATTGTATGAACTGAGGGGGTCAGTCGGTGCCGCTACTTTACCCTCCTTACGCGGGTGGAGAGTGCCCGGTGTTTGACCTCATTTCCCTGCGCGCCAACACttgagtttagtttttatatagcGTCTTCCCTTTTCAGCTTTTCCAAGCGTGCAGGCGATCAAAGTAACTTCCTCCTGTCTAGAAAGAGGAAGCAGAATATGAAACAAcgagcaaaaaaataaacaaaagcaaaagagtAAGCAACGATcacaaaaatttaagaaaacgaCAGATGGACCCTAATCATCTCCCCTAGACAGTTTTCATTTCTACCCAACACATGTGGTAGTAGTTCTGCAGCGTGTGTGTGAAGCCGAGTGCGCTCTGGTCTTTGTAAAGGgcaacaaatgaaagaaaagacgCAACCTGGGTGGGAGAGCCAAGTTCAGTACTCCAGTGGGgccagtttaataataaaatcctGTTAGTCTCACCTCAACATCTGATCTGtgactttacaaaattaattatttagagCAGGGATGCCAGGCTCCAGTTGTGGTGGgcagcacattttttttaaaatcattcacgCCACCGGTCACTGCTGCTATTGCTGTTACAAACTTCTTGGGCTTCAAGTTGTTTTTCATAACCAGCAACTGCCCAGTAAAGAAATGACAAGTGAGACACACATGAGCTACCATATTATTCCACCAGACAATCCATTTGAATTATGTActtgagatggaaaaaaaaaatgaagaccttCTGGTTTGGACATGCTCATAGAATACCGAGAACACAGAAAATCAAGTTCTGGAAATGTTTTGTGTGGCAGAGAGAGAACAGAAGCTTTTAACGTTTATGTAGAAATCGGACTGAATTTAGGATGAGTCCTACACCCCTGATATTGATACAGCCCACCTGCTCCATGTCCAGCCAGAGGGTCGGCGTATGCTGTGAAGGTCACGTCTCATTTTCTGATTAAGGTGTTGACTGCACGTCTAAatagaaccctaaatacaaatgttgttgttgttgtctgccTGAACATCAGCCCTTCCAGTTCTGCCTGTACAAATAGCTTTCAGCAGGTACTGTAAATATTTGGGTGTAACCAGTGCTATTACACCTGACCTAAATTTAAAAGGCTGCAAAGCAGGTAGAAAAGGAGCCTCTGACAGCACTGAGCTGAACTTTACACAAGCGTCTAACGTTACCAAGAGGAATCGGTTTTAACTCAATGAGGGCTATGAAGGTGACTCGTCCTTGTCCACCATTTTGACtttgctttgatttatttacaGCAGCAGATTGCTTCAGATCAGCTTGTCATTGACCTCAAAGACCCCAATCGGCCCCGCTTCACACTGCAGGAGCTGCGGGATGTGCTGCAAGAGCGCAACCAACTGAAGGCGCAGCTGCTCCTAGCACAAGAAGAGC includes:
- the rilpl2 gene encoding RILP-like protein 2 isoform X1; amino-acid sequence: MEEPSVSPFEKDPAELSVEDVYDISYVIGRDLLKIGCREEVSDLQFKIVRVLEVLESLVNQQNLAVEELKLERDNLRTEVERLVGEGARDGQGTQQIASDQLVIDLKDPNRPRFTLQELRDVLQERNQLKAQLLLAQEELQLFKSGLHPQSEKQALDGMSEDNKRKLSDAKDDKTTVRRLFSFSRR
- the rilpl2 gene encoding RILP-like protein 2 isoform X2, which gives rise to MEEPSVSPFEKDPAELSVEDVYDISYVIGRDLLKIGCREEVSDLQFKIVRVLEVLESLVNQQNLAVEELKLERDNLRTEVERLVGEGARDGQGTQIASDQLVIDLKDPNRPRFTLQELRDVLQERNQLKAQLLLAQEELQLFKSGLHPQSEKQALDGMSEDNKRKLSDAKDDKTTVRRLFSFSRR